The Bacillota bacterium genome includes the window TGCCGCCACGGGCACCGTGAAGTAATGCCCACCGTCCAGCTCGTGGAATCTCAAGATGGGGTAACGACCCAGATCCACGTCGTCACCCCTCAGCACAACTTCCCTGACCGGGGCCTCAGCCGGGTCCACAACCTGGAAGTCCAGGGGGTTGCTGGCCCGTCTCGACACCTCCTGGGTGAGGGATATCCCCACGTCCCCGGGACTCATCCCCAGCGCGACCGCGATGGAACGCCTGTCGGCCATCAGGTTGATGGCCACCTTGTGGCCCGGTTCCCCCTGAAGGTTGCACACGTTCGTGAACAGCGCCGCGGGAAACCGCCCCTTCCGCTCCAAGTGCTCCAAGACGGCGCTGACCTCGAACTCAGGAGACACCTCGCGATTGACGCACACCAGGCCGCGCGGGAACAAGTCCTGCAATCTGGCCAGATAAGCCCCAAGGGATTGCGAGTCGTGCATCACCCTCGATCCTCCCCTCGCGCTTGACCGCGGTCCCCTACTTGGCCACCCACGTCTTGGACAAATCGAATACCTCCATCGGGTGTGCGACGAAGTCGTGCACTTTGCTCGTGGTCGCGTAGATACCCTGCATGTAATATATGGGTATCGCCACGGCATCGTCTATCAATACCTTCTGAATTTCCCAATAGAGCTTCTTGGACGCCTCGGGATCCGTGACCTTCACGGCCTCGTCAATCAACGAGTCCAACGCGGGATTTTTGTAGTTTGACCAGTTGGCCTTGCTCGCAGAGTGGAAGCAACCGGTGAAATACGAATCCGGATGTTTGGAGAACGCCCACCCTATGAGCCACATCTGCTGCTCGTGCCTGGCCAGGGCGTCAACATAGGAGCCGTATTCCATGACCTGAATCTTGAGCTTGACGCCGACCTTGGAGAGTTGCCCCTGGACCACTTCGGCTATCTGCCTGTCCTTGAGGTAGCGGCCCTCGGTGGTCCACATCGCCAACTCCAGGCCATTGGGGTACCCGGCCTGGGCCAGCAGCTGCTTGGCGAGCTCCTGGTCGAACTTGTTCTCGAGAGGGGGATCGGTGGGCATAACCTCGGGCGGGATCAGCCCGAAAGACGCTTCTCTGGCGAGCCCCTCGAGCGTGTGTGCGCATATCTGCTTGCGGTCTATCGCGTGCGCGATGGCCTTCCGGACGTTC containing:
- a CDS encoding UbiD family decarboxylase — translated: MHDSQSLGAYLARLQDLFPRGLVCVNREVSPEFEVSAVLEHLERKGRFPAALFTNVCNLQGEPGHKVAINLMADRRSIAVALGMSPGDVGISLTQEVSRRASNPLDFQVVDPAEAPVREVVLRGDDVDLGRYPILRFHELDGGHYFTVPVAA